From Alienimonas californiensis, a single genomic window includes:
- a CDS encoding ArnT family glycosyltransferase has protein sequence MPSFPRPAAVRCPPGWAVVASVVTLAAGLRAAAVGRWAGEVAVDVDMYRSLAANLLDGAGYVSPETGTATAFRPPLVPLIYAALGNLHWAILLFQILAGAATAGLTVQLARVLGLNWLGAMLAGAVVACDPILLRYTPRPMTEVTAALLTVALLCRACRVADGSRDRQGARWRGSEDHVIALPDGRGSRGGAALTGVLFGLSALCRPTVWAFGGLWALGWIWDRLRGRAGWRLGWGRLALGAVGVALIVGPWAARNWIVFERPILMTTHGGYTLHLANNEVFYEEIVRGPAGAVWGGGSLSTWQQRTEGAFAVESGVDVRTVRNARFWFPPSVGWRGPSQDIPITQLRAESWSRTSLLQLGPQGWQRAPRPEADWARLTWVDTTGLGLSRDVQVESGPQWFFSPEAEPRRDRWHRDRALEVIQSDPAGFARAVPLRVSRLWSPTPQGPAAEGLPAPVWGAVGGWNVVVFLLAAAGAVRVWRSDRWAAWRPVLLMVVSVTAVHAVYWSNARMRGPIVPAIAVLAAAGACGKRLRGEGETTETEPAPGVGSFGREGNS, from the coding sequence ATGCCCTCGTTCCCCCGCCCCGCCGCGGTTCGTTGTCCGCCGGGGTGGGCGGTCGTCGCGTCCGTCGTCACGCTCGCCGCGGGCCTGCGGGCCGCGGCCGTCGGACGCTGGGCGGGGGAGGTGGCCGTCGACGTCGACATGTACCGCAGTCTGGCGGCGAACCTGCTGGACGGCGCCGGCTATGTCAGTCCCGAGACCGGCACGGCGACCGCCTTTCGCCCCCCGCTGGTCCCGCTGATCTACGCGGCTTTGGGGAACCTCCATTGGGCGATCCTCCTCTTCCAGATCCTCGCCGGGGCGGCAACGGCGGGGCTGACAGTGCAGCTCGCCCGCGTTCTGGGCCTGAACTGGCTCGGGGCGATGTTGGCCGGGGCCGTCGTCGCCTGCGACCCGATCCTGCTGCGGTACACGCCGCGGCCGATGACGGAGGTGACCGCGGCCCTGCTGACGGTCGCCCTGCTCTGCCGGGCATGCCGTGTCGCGGACGGGAGCCGCGACCGTCAGGGAGCGCGGTGGCGTGGCTCAGAAGACCACGTCATCGCGCTCCCTGACGGTCGCGGCTCTCGGGGCGGCGCCGCGCTCACTGGCGTGCTGTTCGGGCTGTCCGCCCTCTGTCGGCCGACGGTTTGGGCGTTCGGGGGGCTGTGGGCGTTGGGGTGGATTTGGGACCGTCTCCGCGGCCGGGCCGGCTGGCGGCTCGGCTGGGGCCGACTGGCTCTGGGGGCGGTCGGCGTGGCGTTGATCGTCGGCCCGTGGGCGGCGCGGAACTGGATCGTCTTCGAACGGCCGATCCTCATGACAACCCACGGCGGCTACACGCTGCACCTGGCGAACAACGAGGTGTTCTACGAAGAGATTGTCCGCGGCCCGGCGGGGGCGGTCTGGGGCGGGGGGAGCCTGAGCACTTGGCAACAGCGGACCGAGGGAGCGTTCGCAGTGGAGTCCGGAGTGGACGTCAGGACGGTGCGCAACGCCCGGTTCTGGTTCCCCCCCTCGGTGGGGTGGCGGGGGCCGTCCCAGGACATTCCGATCACCCAACTCCGAGCTGAGTCTTGGTCCAGGACCAGCTTGCTCCAACTCGGGCCTCAAGGCTGGCAACGTGCCCCGCGGCCAGAGGCAGACTGGGCTCGTTTGACCTGGGTCGACACGACCGGACTGGGCCTTTCCCGTGACGTGCAGGTCGAGTCGGGGCCGCAGTGGTTCTTCAGCCCCGAGGCTGAACCCCGCCGCGACCGCTGGCACCGGGATCGGGCGCTCGAGGTTATCCAATCCGACCCCGCCGGCTTCGCCCGGGCCGTGCCGTTGCGGGTCAGCCGGTTGTGGAGCCCGACGCCGCAGGGGCCGGCGGCGGAGGGGTTGCCGGCGCCGGTCTGGGGGGCGGTGGGCGGGTGGAACGTGGTCGTGTTCCTGCTGGCCGCGGCGGGGGCGGTGCGGGTGTGGCGGAGTGACCGCTGGGCGGCGTGGCGGCCGGTTCTGTTGATGGTCGTCTCGGTGACGGCGGTACATGCGGTGTACTGGTCGAACGCCCGGATGCGGGGGCCGATCGTGCCGGCGATCGCCGTGCTGGCCGCCGCCGGCGCCTGCGGCAAGCGGCTCCGCGGGGAGGGCGAGACGACGGAAACCGAACCGGCGCCGGGAGTTGGGTCGTTCGGGCGCGAAGGCAATTCGTGA